A portion of the Calliphora vicina chromosome 5, idCalVici1.1, whole genome shotgun sequence genome contains these proteins:
- the DNApol-epsilon58 gene encoding DNA polymerase epsilon subunit 2, with translation MDDLGKLKKKITNSFKISGFLIRSENSVFLAEQLLPFEEDERDKWLTIITENLQSQRLKSAHVDRAALEKAINEINRVGLDEGEAVFSVINAFDIPRYVYNKMNKKFELDHDKRDILAQPCLKSGQLRQRYEMLLQKTLRHELFAPAVIENGVTSESRAKKFKLFYCENLLANSSVEEAVVLGLLTQLKEGKFYIEDPTGCVELDLSAARFHAGFFCEGCFVLAEGSYNGDILKVDGLGFPPAEPAASSRAFFGTQNSWGGDSTKLLKYSTRLQELERTNTEATIVFLSDVRLDVPVVMEKLRMLFVGYDSCPPVAIVLMGPFAASERQHHTLKQHLNALGALANGCEQLKKQTELILIPSCEDPASPNIFPRSPIPNTLAAGLLKVWPRTRLATNPCRLQYCTQQIVVCRLDLMAKFCRNTLHFPPDTSKIEQHFARTLICQGHLTPIHPIAMPVHWDYDAALWLYPLPDLIVIGDSCQSFSTAQHGCTVLNTGSFVKSKFAFKVYIPSTRTIEDSEIPDQMDEE, from the exons atggaCGATTTGGggaaattgaaaaagaaaattacaaattcctttaaaataaGTGGTTTCCTAATTAGATCCGAAAATAGTGTGTTCTTGGCTGAACAGTTGCTGCCATTTGAGGAAGATGAACGTGACAAATGGTTGACCATAATCACCGAAAACCTACAGAGTCAACGTTTAAAATCAGCTCATGTAGATAGAGCTGCTTTAGAAAAGGCCATCAATGAAATAAACCGTGTGGGTTTGGATGAAGGCGAAGCTGTATTTTCGGTGATAAATGCATTTGATATTCCTCGCTATGTTTAcaataaaatgaacaaaaaatttgagCTGGATCATGACAAAAGAGATATTTTGGCCCAGCCTTGTTTGAAGTCGGGACAACTGAGGCAGCGCTATGAAATGTTATTACAGAAAACTCTAAGACATGAGTTGTTTGCGCCGGCAGTTATTGAGAATGGTGTAACTTCCGAATCGAGAGCAAagaaattcaaattgttttattgtgAAAATCTCTTGGCCAATTCTTCGGTTGAGGAAGCTGTTGTTTTGGGTTTGTTAACTCAACTGAAGGAGGGCAAATTTTACATCGAAGATCCCACGGGCTGTGTTGAATTGGATTTAAGTGCGGCCAGATTTCATGCGGGCTTCTTTTGTGAAGGGTGCTTTGTCTTAGCTGAAGGGTCATATAATGGAGACATTTTAAAAG TGGACGGATTAGGATTTCCTCCTGCTGAACCGGCTGCCAGTAGTCGAGCCTTTTTTGGCACTCAAAACAGTTGGGGAGGTGACTctacgaaattattaaaatattctacacgATTGCAGGAATTAGAGAGAACAAACACTGAAGCCACTATAGTGTTCCTCTCAGATGTTAGACTAGATGTACCGGTGGTTATGGAAAAATTACGCATGTTATTTGTGGGCTATGATTCCTGTCCTCCTGTAGCTATAGTACTCATGGGACCTTTTGCGGCCAGTGAAAGACAACATCATACCTTGAAACAGCACCTCAATGCCTTGGGCGCCTTGGCCAATGGTTGTGAACAGCTGAAAAAACAAACGGAACTTATACTAATACCTTCTTGTGAAGATCCTGCATCTCCCAACATATTTCCCCGATCACCTATACCAAACACCTTAGCTGCAGGTTTGCTTAAGGTATGGCCACGCACACGTTTAGCTACTAATCCTTGTCGTCTACAATATTGTACACAACAAATTGTCGTTTGTCGTCTCGATTTGATGGCAAAATTTTGCCGAAATACCCTTCATTTTCCACCGGATACATCGAAAATTGAACAACACTTTGCTCGTACTCTAATATGTCAGGGTCATTTAACACCGATTCACCCTATAGCCATGCCCGTGCACTGGGATTATGATGCTGCCCTGTGGCTGTATCCATTACCCGATTTAATAGTCATTGGTGATTCATGTCAAAGTTTTTCGACGGCACAACACGGTTGTACGGTATTGAATACCGGATCATTTGTCAAATCGAAATTCGCCTTTAAAGTTTATATACCATCGACAAGGACCATAGAAGATTCAGAGATTCCTGATCAAATGGATGAAGAAtga
- the mRpL52 gene encoding large ribosomal subunit protein mL52 — MFKITKSSTQLIKSTLTRNVSCTAKLSLDQKWREEQGLPANPNEFGPLTNLPDYTFLDGRPTPMGSNQKKRIIKQQEIAAKIVTMSKELDSAKQRYKQLQEHQQKERQSIMQAKLKPKGKYMLEQKK; from the exons atgtttaaaattaccaAAAGCTCTACACAATTAATTAAAAGCACATTGA CTAGAAATGTCTCGTGCACGGCTAAATTATCGCTGGATCAAAAGTGGCGTGAGGAACAAGGTTTGCCAGCCAATCCCAATGAGTTTGGACCTCTTACTAATTTGCCCGATTATACATTTTTGGATGGTCGTCCCACACCCATGGGC TCAAATCAGAAGAAACGCATAATTAAACAGCAAGAAATTGCCGCTAAAATTGTTACCATGAGCAAAGAATTGGATTCGGCCAAACAGCGTTACAAACAATTGCAGGAACACCAGCAAAAGGAAAGGCAATCGATTATGCAAGCAAAGTTAAAGCCCAAAGGCAAATATATGTTGGAACAGAAAAAGTGA
- the bonsai gene encoding small ribosomal subunit protein uS15m: MNIAPLFRTGTLIVNRQLVRQYAFKSDLKIKWVRPEKIQSIEPAKSGDCSKLPPVSGQMLMKGFDKSKELETADATVRSLFELGNNPNYHTSDYHREQMIKEVQRHPLDYGSMEAKLARMTASIRRYQEYMVEHPRDKKRKVILKEMIEKRKKFLKYLRRWDYRRFEWILEKLDLVYKPPPVEFHWITRKESLQKLTDLHCEQLKQERLDEYRKTLEEQQIPFLEDAIRKMEFIRQEQIDLDIPVTITTEEIEDHKKQLEELKLFREETKAAAKKDELLY, from the exons ATGAATATAGCACCACTGTTTCGTACAGGCACACTGATTGTGAATCGTCAATTGGTGCGCCAATATGCCTTTAAGtcagatttaaaaataaaatgggtGAGACCTGAAAAAATTCAATCGATTGAACCTGCAAAAAGTGGTGATTGCAGCAAACTGCCACCCGTTAGCGGTCAAATGCTAATGAAAGGCTTTGACAAATCAAAGGAATTGGAAAC aGCCGATGCCACGGTGCGATCTCTATTTGAATTGGGTAATAATCCCAATTATCATACCTCCGACTACCATCGTGAACAAATGATAAAAGAAGTCCAAAGGCATCCTTTGGATTACGGCTCCATGGAAGCAAAAT TGGCCCGCATGACCGCCTCGATACGTCGTTACCAAGAGTACATGGTGGAACATCCTCGCGACAAAAAACGCAAAGTTATTCTCAAGGAAATGATAGAGAAACGCAAAAAATTCCTTAAGTACCTAAGACGTTGGGATTACAGACGTTTCGAGTGGATTTTGGAGAAATTGGATTTGGTCTACAAACCACCACCAGTTGAATTCCACTGGATTACCCGTAAAGAATCTTTACAAAAGCTGACCGACTTACATTGTGAACAATTGAAACAGGAACGATTGGACGAGTATCGTAAAACATTAGAAGAACAACAGATTCCTTTTCTGGAGGATGCCATTAGAAAAATGGAATTTATACGCCAAGAACAAATAGATTTGGATATTCCCGTGACAATAACCACGGAAGAAATTGAAGATCACAAAAAACAATTGGAAGAATTGAAGCTCTTTAGAGAGGAGACCAAAGCTGCCGCGAAAAAAGATGaattattatattaa
- the LOC135960991 gene encoding zinc finger Ran-binding domain-containing protein 2, whose translation MSSSLSDVCGSSSRDGVGGSGAGGVNNGDWICGDVTCRHSNFARRQQCNKCQRDRSLERSSSVGSSGSSKKKLGTEIGKVAAEKSRGLFSAEDWQCNKCANVNWARRVTCNMCSAPKFCDVEERTGFGGGYNDRGVVEYKEREESDSEYDEFGRLKKHKKSFYNNEESGIKHNFSKEKSTVAEEDEEDEEEDGDDDDLAKYNLFSDDEEALPSVKSQNPKVKDDNSKDTSTKSSNDIVKSNNRRSRSRTRSDIRRRQSFASSRASSSSSSTSSSTSSSTSSSSSSSSTSSSATSSSQHSRSPEKDSRSKKHSYSRSRSRSSPRSPSTRKRSSSRDGNTNKRSHDTSKLTTTERHHGYSSKSRSKSHSSNHSSRSPPTKRKGVTDRNTSSTRKHSRSPRSHRKRTTRSRSVTPKRRR comes from the exons ATGTCTTCCAGCTTATCAGATGTGTGTGGTAGTAGCAGTCGTGATGGCGTTGGTGGTAGCGGAGCCGGTGGTGTTAATAATGGTGATTGGATTTGTGGCGATGTAAC CTGTCGTCATTCGAATTTCGCTCGCCGTCAGCAGTGTAACAAATGTCAACGTGATCGCAGCTTGGAACGCAGCAGTAGTGTGGGAAGTAGTGGTTCGAGTAAAAAGAAATTGGGTACGGAAATTGGAAAAGTTGCGGCGGAAAAATCCCGGGGACTGTTTAGTGCCGAGGATTGGCAATGTAATAAATGCGCCAACGTAAACTGGGCTCGACGCGTAACTTGTAATATGTGTAGTGCTCCTAAGTTTTGTGATGTTGAAGAGAGAACGG gaTTTGGTGGGGGCTATAATGATCGTGGTGTAGTGGAGTACAAGGAACGTGAGGAGTCCGATAGTGAATATGATGAGTTTGGACGTTtaaagaaacacaaaaaaagtttttataataatgagGAAAGTGGCATTAAACATAATTTCAGTAAGGAAAAGTCAACAGTAGCAGAAGAAGATGAGGAGGATGAAGAAGAAGATGGCGACGATGATGATTTGgctaaatacaatttatttagtgATGATGAGGAGGCTCTGCCATCAGTAAAATCACAAAACCCCAAAGTGAAAGACGATAATTCAAAAGATACTTCAACAAAATCTTCAAATGATATAGTAAAATCTAATAATAGACGTTCAAGATCAAGAACTCGTTCAGATATTAGACGGCGACAATCATTTGCATCCTCCAGAGCCTCATCCTCGTCTAGTTCTACTTCATCATCAACATCCTCTTCAACATCGTCATCGTCGTCTTCCTCTTCCACCTCCTCCTCCGCAACTAGTTCGTCACAGCACTCAAGATCGCCCGAAAAAGATAGTCGCTctaaaaaacattcatattcgCGTTCCCGCAGTCGAAGTAGCCCAAGGTCACCATCGACAAGAAAAAGATCATCCTCCCGTGATGGCAATACAAACAAACGATCTCATGATACATCAAAGTTGACTACAACTGAACGCCATCATGGCTATTCTTCTAAATCTCGCTCTAAGTCGCACAGTTCGAATCACAGCTCCCGATCTCCACCCACTAAGCGCAAAGGTGTTACTGATCGTAACACCAGTTCAACACGAAAACACTCACGTTCACCGCGTTCGCACCGTAAGAGAACAACCCGTTCCCGTTCAGTTACACCCAAACGTAGGCGTTGA
- the LOC135959589 gene encoding GATA zinc finger domain-containing protein 14 isoform X2 — translation MISNNNNPKSKNGGGMARGGLMSASSSASNISTATAASSVNLVNTTGRNVVCGSSSSVVGAMPVHSANEGVTSLSDIRSYLQPINSTMSLPPGVCPYDHIIDMIRGLDLQDDGITMNHKIKSIETDFCNIVRDESMLCESMEYINDKALEDGETALKFALLFASHNFDVLAMKETKVRTAMLTLLQKNFVNAESYRVHDRERLYNSITLLGEYYHRVRLADNTPINILGESLLGLLIREIKEEKNANDVKLAKLILSQITLNGDLMRNLHKTEISQLLYHIRKNLIEQPNLKPTVKAIMLMTLDLFYSNFASLGSQLEVMYTKYFIMEDDDEGNNNQNSNQPNQQQPPPSPANHHPQQQQNQSNSSPQQQQNFTCPSTQLQQQQNNSYDEVPLPSSSNNTSYENGDSGNVNDNTEDDPDSYKKWSEQVCEDSFEEYNGVESELNLSGSGGNQDKLNKSLGDERDQQHSSNRSYDNDSDRHSRNSRRSFQPRQSPRPLKQNFNSNEQLHRDSQNSGNEERDESKPLPRWRAPRFNRDDQNKDNRSRNAQRRFSASFDDDRQSVRSDGGSIRLYSINDRLKHAQEKIERTGNQTTYTGIANSNWDRQSQRDDRSERSYMSNYERGNNHRRGGGGRHYNNRPTYDKPPRFQKNKNAVGSNNADKNSDTWRTSNSHLQYVDENSSYNTNGPESNSRSSSRARTLPRPAKSRIESNNQNNSYRRSQSPNSYQRGGGNHHHHNHNQHQNKNRTHKVGSRYSSQSSLASDASSTLDRRHHQRNRSFSRRSSTQQQDQPNDIQHWNDKDTNSEL, via the exons ATGATTAGTAACAATAACAATCCAAAATCGAAAAATGGTGGTGGTATGGCGAGAGGCGGTCTAATGTCTGCCTCATCCTCGGCTTCAAATATATCTACTGCCACAGCTGCCAGCTCCGTTAACCTAGTAAATACAACAGGTCGAAATGTTGTTTGTGGCAGTAGCAGCAGTGTTGTTGGTGCAATGCCAGTCCATTCTGCTAACGAAGGTGTTACTAGTCTTAGCGATATAAGGAGCTATTTGCAACCCATCAACAGTACAATGTCCCTGCCGCCTGGTGTTTGTCCCTACGATCACATAATAGACATGATACGTGGTCTGGACCTGCAAGACGATGGCATAACCATGAATCACAAGATCAAATCTATCGAAACGGACTTTTGTAATATTGTTCGCGACGAAAGTATGTTGTG TGAATCAATGGAATACATAAATGACAAAGCATTGGAGGATGGAgaaacagctttaaaatttgcttTACTTTTCGCCtcacacaattttgatgttctGGCAATGAAGGAGACCAAAGTGCGAACAGCCATGCTAACGCTGTTGCAAAAGAATTTCGTTAATGCTGAAAGCTATAGAGTGCATGATCGAGAACGGCTCTATAACTCAATAACTCTATTGGGCGAATATTATCATCGAGTGCGCTTGGCGGATAATACACCCATAAACATATTGGGTGAATCTCTTTTGGGTCTGCTCATACGTGAAATTAAGGAGGAGAAGAATGCGAACGATGTCAAATTGGCGAAATTAATATTGTCACAAATTACACTCAATGGGGATTTGATGCGTAATCTGCATAAAACGGAAATATCACAATTACTATATCACATACGAAAGAATCTAATAGAGCAGCCAAATTTGAAGCCAACCGTTAAAGCCATTATGTTAATGActttagatttattttatagtaattttGCAAGTTTAGGGTCACAATTAGAAgttatgtatacaaaatatttcattatggaGGACGATGACGAAGGCAACAATAATCAAAATTCAAATCAACCAAATCAACAGCAACCGCCGCCCTCGCCAGCTAATCATCATCCGCAACAGCAGCAAAATCAATCAAATAGTAGtcctcaacaacaacaaaactttaCCTGCCCTTCAACTCAACTGCAGCAACAGCAGAATAACAGTTACGATGAAGTTCCTCTGCCTTCGTCTTCGAATAATACCAGCTATGAAAATGGTGATTCTGGTAATGTTAACGACAACACCGAAGATGATCCCGACAGCTACAAGAAGTGGAGCGAACAAGTTTGTGAGGATTCATTCGAGGAGTATAACGGTGTCGAAAGTGAATTGAACTTGAGCGGCAGTGGCGGTAATCaggataaattaaacaaaagcttgGGCGATGAACGTGACCAGCAGCATTCTTCTAATAGAAGTTATGATAATGACAGCGATAGACATAGTCGCAACTCCAGACGCTCATTTCAACCAAGACAATCACCAAGAccacttaaacaaaatttcaatag taATGAACAGTTACACCGCGATTCTCAAAATAGCGGTAATGAGGAACGTGACGAGTCAAAACCATTGCCTCGTTGGCGGGCTCCAAGATTTAATCGTGATGATCAAAACAAAGACAACCGATCGCGCAATGCTCAAAGACGTTTTAGTGCCAGCTTTGACGACGATCGTCAAAGTGTACGCAGTGATGGTGGCAGTATACGCCTGTACAGCATTAATGATCGTCTGAAACATGCTCAAGAGAAAATTGAACGTACTGGCAATCAGACAACGTACACTGGTATAGCGAATTCTAATTGGGATCGACAATCACAACGGGACGATCGCAGTGAACGTTCCTACATGAGCAACTATGAGCGTGGCAACAACCATCGTAGAGGTGGTGGTGGTAGACATTATAATAATCGACCCACCTATGATAAGCCGCCACGTTTTCAGAAGAACAAAAATGCTGTAGGCAGTAATAATGCGGATAAAAATTCAGATACCTGGAGAACTTCAAATAGTCATTTACAATATGTGGACGAAAATTCGTCGTACAACACCAACGGTCCCGAATCAAATAGTCGCAGCTCCTCGAGAGCACGCACATTGCCCAGGCCGGCCAAGTCTAGAATTGAAAGTAATAATCAAAACAATAGTTACAGACGTAGTCAAAGTCCCAACAGTTATCAGCGCGGCGGTGGTAATCATCACCATCACAATCACAATCagcatcaaaataaaaatagaacacaCAAAGTCGGTAGTCGTTACAGTAGCCAGAGCAGTTTGGCCAGTGATGCCTCTAGCACTTTAGATCGTCGCCACCATCAAAGAAATCGCTCGTTTTCTCGACGTTCTTCTACGCAACAACAAGATCAACCTAATGATATTCAACATTGGAATGACAAGGATACAAACAGTGAATTG tGA
- the LOC135959589 gene encoding GATA zinc finger domain-containing protein 14 isoform X1, which yields MISNNNNPKSKNGGGMARGGLMSASSSASNISTATAASSVNLVNTTGRNVVCGSSSSVVGAMPVHSANEGVTSLSDIRSYLQPINSTMSLPPGVCPYDHIIDMIRGLDLQDDGITMNHKIKSIETDFCNIVRDESMLCESMEYINDKALEDGETALKFALLFASHNFDVLAMKETKVRTAMLTLLQKNFVNAESYRVHDRERLYNSITLLGEYYHRVRLADNTPINILGESLLGLLIREIKEEKNANDVKLAKLILSQITLNGDLMRNLHKTEISQLLYHIRKNLIEQPNLKPTVKAIMLMTLDLFYSNFASLGSQLEVMYTKYFIMEDDDEGNNNQNSNQPNQQQPPPSPANHHPQQQQNQSNSSPQQQQNFTCPSTQLQQQQNNSYDEVPLPSSSNNTSYENGDSGNVNDNTEDDPDSYKKWSEQVCEDSFEEYNGVESELNLSGSGGNQDKLNKSLGDERDQQHSSNRSYDNDSDRHSRNSRRSFQPRQSPRPLKQNFNSNEQLHRDSQNSGNEERDESKPLPRWRAPRFNRDDQNKDNRSRNAQRRFSASFDDDRQSVRSDGGSIRLYSINDRLKHAQEKIERTGNQTTYTGIANSNWDRQSQRDDRSERSYMSNYERGNNHRRGGGGRHYNNRPTYDKPPRFQKNKNAVGSNNADKNSDTWRTSNSHLQYVDENSSYNTNGPESNSRSSSRARTLPRPAKSRIESNNQNNSYRRSQSPNSYQRGGGNHHHHNHNQHQNKNRTHKVGSRYSSQSSLASDASSTLDRRHHQRNRSFSRRSSTQQQDQPNDIQHWNDKDTNSELVRNARQTTDYMNYLSAKK from the exons ATGATTAGTAACAATAACAATCCAAAATCGAAAAATGGTGGTGGTATGGCGAGAGGCGGTCTAATGTCTGCCTCATCCTCGGCTTCAAATATATCTACTGCCACAGCTGCCAGCTCCGTTAACCTAGTAAATACAACAGGTCGAAATGTTGTTTGTGGCAGTAGCAGCAGTGTTGTTGGTGCAATGCCAGTCCATTCTGCTAACGAAGGTGTTACTAGTCTTAGCGATATAAGGAGCTATTTGCAACCCATCAACAGTACAATGTCCCTGCCGCCTGGTGTTTGTCCCTACGATCACATAATAGACATGATACGTGGTCTGGACCTGCAAGACGATGGCATAACCATGAATCACAAGATCAAATCTATCGAAACGGACTTTTGTAATATTGTTCGCGACGAAAGTATGTTGTG TGAATCAATGGAATACATAAATGACAAAGCATTGGAGGATGGAgaaacagctttaaaatttgcttTACTTTTCGCCtcacacaattttgatgttctGGCAATGAAGGAGACCAAAGTGCGAACAGCCATGCTAACGCTGTTGCAAAAGAATTTCGTTAATGCTGAAAGCTATAGAGTGCATGATCGAGAACGGCTCTATAACTCAATAACTCTATTGGGCGAATATTATCATCGAGTGCGCTTGGCGGATAATACACCCATAAACATATTGGGTGAATCTCTTTTGGGTCTGCTCATACGTGAAATTAAGGAGGAGAAGAATGCGAACGATGTCAAATTGGCGAAATTAATATTGTCACAAATTACACTCAATGGGGATTTGATGCGTAATCTGCATAAAACGGAAATATCACAATTACTATATCACATACGAAAGAATCTAATAGAGCAGCCAAATTTGAAGCCAACCGTTAAAGCCATTATGTTAATGActttagatttattttatagtaattttGCAAGTTTAGGGTCACAATTAGAAgttatgtatacaaaatatttcattatggaGGACGATGACGAAGGCAACAATAATCAAAATTCAAATCAACCAAATCAACAGCAACCGCCGCCCTCGCCAGCTAATCATCATCCGCAACAGCAGCAAAATCAATCAAATAGTAGtcctcaacaacaacaaaactttaCCTGCCCTTCAACTCAACTGCAGCAACAGCAGAATAACAGTTACGATGAAGTTCCTCTGCCTTCGTCTTCGAATAATACCAGCTATGAAAATGGTGATTCTGGTAATGTTAACGACAACACCGAAGATGATCCCGACAGCTACAAGAAGTGGAGCGAACAAGTTTGTGAGGATTCATTCGAGGAGTATAACGGTGTCGAAAGTGAATTGAACTTGAGCGGCAGTGGCGGTAATCaggataaattaaacaaaagcttgGGCGATGAACGTGACCAGCAGCATTCTTCTAATAGAAGTTATGATAATGACAGCGATAGACATAGTCGCAACTCCAGACGCTCATTTCAACCAAGACAATCACCAAGAccacttaaacaaaatttcaatag taATGAACAGTTACACCGCGATTCTCAAAATAGCGGTAATGAGGAACGTGACGAGTCAAAACCATTGCCTCGTTGGCGGGCTCCAAGATTTAATCGTGATGATCAAAACAAAGACAACCGATCGCGCAATGCTCAAAGACGTTTTAGTGCCAGCTTTGACGACGATCGTCAAAGTGTACGCAGTGATGGTGGCAGTATACGCCTGTACAGCATTAATGATCGTCTGAAACATGCTCAAGAGAAAATTGAACGTACTGGCAATCAGACAACGTACACTGGTATAGCGAATTCTAATTGGGATCGACAATCACAACGGGACGATCGCAGTGAACGTTCCTACATGAGCAACTATGAGCGTGGCAACAACCATCGTAGAGGTGGTGGTGGTAGACATTATAATAATCGACCCACCTATGATAAGCCGCCACGTTTTCAGAAGAACAAAAATGCTGTAGGCAGTAATAATGCGGATAAAAATTCAGATACCTGGAGAACTTCAAATAGTCATTTACAATATGTGGACGAAAATTCGTCGTACAACACCAACGGTCCCGAATCAAATAGTCGCAGCTCCTCGAGAGCACGCACATTGCCCAGGCCGGCCAAGTCTAGAATTGAAAGTAATAATCAAAACAATAGTTACAGACGTAGTCAAAGTCCCAACAGTTATCAGCGCGGCGGTGGTAATCATCACCATCACAATCACAATCagcatcaaaataaaaatagaacacaCAAAGTCGGTAGTCGTTACAGTAGCCAGAGCAGTTTGGCCAGTGATGCCTCTAGCACTTTAGATCGTCGCCACCATCAAAGAAATCGCTCGTTTTCTCGACGTTCTTCTACGCAACAACAAGATCAACCTAATGATATTCAACATTGGAATGACAAGGATACAAACAGTGAATTGGTACGTAATGCTCGTCAAACTACTGACTATATGAATTATTTATCAGCAAAAAAATGA
- the LOC135959590 gene encoding uncharacterized protein LOC135959590, which translates to MEENKVENVDNNITSSLNVLCAICSEFFKNTDVIFSTSKCGHVFHRQCLFRWLTRSNTCPQCRASVHKQNVHRLFLNFNEPTETDGVDAEPIKSFEWLYVDESVTAEELAQFGFIMGLDKEGDPLFAARVYLEDDLLPAYYVPKLKGVYTAWNCESHFLTEGIELLHINNDNADYKWEPASNGEVPPNALASGYCETGETLYTARTIHNERMRFGKLHPSHGCAYIPYKTKEVNNRHYDILVRIPKDKN; encoded by the coding sequence atggaGGAAAATAAAGTAGAAAATGTCGATAATAATATAACGTCATCTTTAAATGTGTTGTGTGCAATTTGtagtgaatttttcaaaaatacagaCGTTATCTTTAGCACTTCAAAGTGTGGTCATGTTTTCCATCGCCAATGCTTGTTCCGTTGGCTGACACGTTCCAATACATGCCCACAGTGTCGTGCCAGTGTACATAAACAAAACGTACATcgtttgtttttgaatttcaatGAACCCACTGAAACTGATGGAGTTGATGCGGAACCCATTAAAAGTTTTGAGTGGCTGTATGTAGACGAGAGTGTCACGGCCGAAGAACTGGCACAATTTGGATTTATTATGGGTTTAGACAAGGAAGGTGATCCATTGTTTGCTGCTCGTGTCTATTTGGAGGATGATCTCTTGCCGGCGTATTATGTGCCCAAGTTAAAGGGTGTTTATACCGCTTGGAACTGTGAATCTCATTTTCTGACCGAAGGTATAGAATTACTACACATTAATAACGATAATGCTGATTACAAATGGGAGCCTGCCTCTAACGGCGAGGTACCACCAAATGCTTTAGCATCCGGTTATTGTGAAACTGGAGAAACATTATACACTGCCCGTACTATACATAATGAGAGGATGCGTTTTGGAAAATTGCATCCTTCACATGGCTGTGCCTATATTCCATATAAAACAAAGGAAGTTAATAATAGACATTATGACATACTGGTTAGAATACCTaaagacaaaaattaa
- the LOC135960805 gene encoding uncharacterized protein LOC135960805, whose amino-acid sequence MSSLNILCAICSEYFQNTDIIYSTRCGHVFHKCCLFQWLKCSRTCPQCRKQCMQHNCHQLFINFIETSPDNNEPEMELPKIFEWIYIHHDIDLADDLSFAFKFGQDEEGNDIYAARGHFDGDLIPAYYVPRKRAVIAPWGFESHCLTDDIELLDISNDDAEYKWVACSNGDIPENAFATGRTVMGDVLYTARAYHEGILLYGKLHQRYNLAYMPYKDKEVCNGHYEILVRIPKKATT is encoded by the coding sequence ATGTcatcattaaatattttgtgtgctATTTGTAgcgaatattttcaaaataccgATATTATATACAGCACCCGGTGTGGTCATGTATTCCATAAATGTTGTTTATTTCAATGGTTAAAATGTTCACGTACATGTCCACAGTGCCGCAAGCAATGTATGCAGCACAATTGCCATCagttgtttattaattttattgaaacatCACCGGATAATAATGAACCGGAAATGGAACTTCCGAAAATATTTGAATGGATTTATATACACCATGACATAGATCTCGCTGATGACCTGTCATTTGCTTTTAAGTTTGGTCAGGACGAGGAGGGTAATGATATTTATGCTGCTCGGGGTCATTTTGACGGTGACCTAATACCAGCCTATTATGTACCACGCAAGAGAGCTGTTATTGCACCTTGGGGTTTTGAGTCGCACTGCCTTACCGATGACATAGAGTTACTGGATATTTCAAATGATGATGCGGAATACAAATGGGTTGCGTGCTCAAATGGTGATATTCCCGAAAATGCCTTTGCCACCGGTCGCACAGTCATGGGTGATGTTCTGTATACGGCCCGGGCGTATCATGAAGGTATACTTTTGTATGGCAAACTACATCAGCGTTATAATTTAGCCTATATGCCTTATAAAGACAAAGAAGTTTGTAATGGACATTACGAAATATTGGTACGGATACCCAAAAAAGCTACAACATGA